The genomic interval TCAGAATGCTAATTGCTGTTACATGTGTTGAATGAATGATATCCTTAAAATGGAGAAAATATTACTTTGAAAAAGTGTATGCTAGATTAATATACCTGTTAATGATTATGAATAGTACACGTATACGAACTTATTTTGTTTTATGTCAGTTGGGAGGATTATAATGAAAAAAGAAAAAATTGGACTCGTTTTAGAGGGTGGAGGTATGCGCGGATTGTATACAATCGGCGTCCTTGACTCGTTTATTGATCAACAGATTATGACAGATTATGTGATTGGTGTATCGGCAGGAGCTTGTAATGGTGTATCTTATGTTTCTCAACAACATGGTCGCAATTATCGCGTGAACACAAACTATATTGAAGACAAAAGATATGTAAGCCTGTCAAACTTTATGAAAACAAAATCGCTATTTGGGATGGATTTTCTTTTTGATGAAATTCCGCATCAATTAGAAATTTTTGATTATGATGCTTTTCTAGCCTCTTCTTGTGAGTTTGTAACAGGTGTAACGGATGTGATAACAGGAAAGCCTGTTTATTTTGGAAAAGAACATATGAATTATGATTCGACTGTTCTTCGTGCTTCTTCATCGATTCCGGTATT from Peribacillus asahii carries:
- a CDS encoding patatin-like phospholipase family protein is translated as MKKEKIGLVLEGGGMRGLYTIGVLDSFIDQQIMTDYVIGVSAGACNGVSYVSQQHGRNYRVNTNYIEDKRYVSLSNFMKTKSLFGMDFLFDEIPHQLEIFDYDAFLASSCEFVTGVTDVITGKPVYFGKEHMNYDSTVLRASSSIPVFSPMVDYKGGKYLDGGTSDPIPVRKAIADGCDKVIVVLTRDRNYVKTPEKFRIIYKRLFKKYPEMIRLLDQRHEIYNETLHYVTKLEREGRALVIAPSSPITISRFEKNKEKLKKLYQLGIQDAQATMNLIVEMVHGTAASYSK